A window from Drosophila yakuba strain Tai18E2 chromosome 3L, Prin_Dyak_Tai18E2_2.1, whole genome shotgun sequence encodes these proteins:
- the LOC6533356 gene encoding probable medium-chain specific acyl-CoA dehydrogenase, mitochondrial: MAFLNKLAAPALRQLVSQSRAYAAVSHVSPNGTSFALTEDQLQLQELARKFTREEIIPVAAQYDKSGEYPWPIIKKAWELGLMNNHIPADIGGLDLDVFTTCLSAEELAYGCTGIMTALEASGLGQTPVILSGNKEQKKKYLGRLLEEPLVAAYGVTEPGAGSDVSGIKTRAEKKGDEYIINGQKMWITNGGVANWYFVLARTNPDPKCPPSKAFTGFIVERDTPGLTPGRKELNMGQRASDTRGITFEDVRVPKENVLIGEGAGFKIAMGTFDKTRPPVAAGAVGLAQRCLDEALKYALERKTFGVPIAYHQAVQFMLADMAIGVETSRLAWRLSAWEIDQGRRNSYYASIAKCHAADVANKIASDAVQIFGGNGFNSEYPVEKLMRDAKIYQIYEGTSQIQRLIISRNMYEAAKGQA; this comes from the exons ATGGCGTTCCTCAACAAG CTCGCTGCGCCCGCCCTGCGCCAGTTGGTGTCCCAAAGTCGCGCCTACGCCGCCGTGTCGCACGTGTCGCCCAATGGCACCTCCTTTGCACTCACCGAGgatcagctgcagctgcaggaacTGGCCCGTAAGTTCACCCGCGAGGAGATCATCCCAGTCGCTGCCCAATACGACAAGAGCGGCGAGTACCCGTGGCCCATCATCAAGAAGGCCTGGGAACTGGGTCTGATGAACAACCACATTCCCGCGGACATTGGTGGCCTGGATCTCGATGTGTTCACCACCTGCTTGTCGGCCGAAGAGTTGGCCTACGGCTGCACCGGCATCATGACCGCCTTGGAGGCCAGTGGTCTGGGC CAAACTCCTGTGATCCTGTCCGGTAACAAGGAACAGAAGAAAAAGTACCTGGGCCGTCTGCTTGAGGAGCCACTGGTGGCCGCCTATGGTGTTACGGAGCCCGGAGCAGGATCCGATGTATCCGGCATCAAGACACGCGCCGAGAAGAAGGGCGATGAGTACATCATCAACGGCCAGAAGATGTGGATCACCAACGGCGGCGTGGCCAACTGGTACTTTGTGCTGGCCCGCACCAATCCGGATCCCAAGTGCCCGCCCAGCAAGGCCTTCACCGGGTTCATTGTGGAGCGGGACACTCCCGGACTGACGCCCGGTCGCAAGGAGTTGAACATGGGACAGCGCGCCTCCGACACGCGTGGCATCACCTTCGAGGATGTGCGCGTGCCCAAGGAGAATGTGCTGATTGGCGAGGGAGCCGGTTTCAAAATTGCCATGGGCACTTTCGATAAGACGCGTCCTCCAGTGGCCGCCGGAGCTGTGGGCTTGGCCCAGCGTTGCTTGGATGAGGCTCTGAAATACGCGCTGGAACGCAAGACCTTTGGCGTGCCCATCGCTTACCACCAGGCTGTGCAGTTCATGCTGGCTGATATGGCCATCGGTGTGGAGACATCCCGTCTGGCGTGGCGTCTTTCTGCCTGGGAAATCGACCAGGGACGTCGTAACAGCTACTATGCCTCCATTGCCAAGTGCCATGCCGCCGATGTGGCCAACAAGATTGCCTCCGATGCCGTCCAGATCTTTGGAGGCAACGGCTTCAACAGCGAGTATCCCGTGGAGAAGCTGATGCGTGATGCCAAGATCTACCAGATCTACGAAGGTACTTCTCAGATCCAGCGCCTCATCATTTCCCGAAACATGTACGAGGCAGCTAAGGGTCAGGCCTAA
- the LOC6533357 gene encoding tonsoku-like protein, giving the protein MEEKRYLKRKEKARSDGNRDQVAVSCNQLGDFYNQQGKYTDAVREYVQEAQIYASMGKELETGKAKRMVGEMYTLLCDYDAAKDHINDYLKIAKRLKNQVEEQRAYATLGRVHLLHGQSLADSSASGSMEQLKLAEKNFLRSLLLIKELSGQISKLEQLDMQARCYLNIGVVKEHMEAFQESIDYIDKAIKISKTHELWDLTHLCYISMSLLYNCKKNDATAALRFCNMALEVAKRLPNKVKKICETLITKAEILIKAGDFASAKHILTKAYKKNTPDENDRANIEKQLRIVVKVCQTLDELVLTSSVDYPKLKSLYEKLGDGCCHLMNYEKALTYYQKMLENAELNHESGKSLVPIYVSLYQTYRDNGQLDKALEYLWKEFEVNQDTPSEAFTTLCTIAEICEQQSHPFWTVHDVYQKALRQADKTGSTSDKLVKIAMVRIRRLMLKHNMQVLVENLEADATAKGIDLDQEESVGDDDEDSDGGGTAVQQNTPDWDDDFDLATLTDSDASDLDETEKPRPQRTTRGNRTLVIKKNNKGETQLHQACISGNLELVRRLIDQGHTVNVRDHAGWLPLHEACNHGFREIVELLLDKGAASAINDKGGTSCDGITPLFDACSNGFLDVAELLLDRGADATVRTDYNETCIAGLDKWRQGAQLVDGEQAQYAQLRERLLRTLSKVGICSDKNARPLTNANAKRISREERGSLSEEEDEEEALHESNRRSLSHNRSGSEYGAKKSSSSTQPSASKEYRSVMAQLKRPNRSNDDPPSTSTFNKQKRNAFLSEDEVDADNWLIDDVGPERKRKRINSGDLSRRTSKENFQDSALSLPANWDDDLLQATPEPEYSQRQKQMRKLTLSRSSSMSSNHSSSAAPSRKKHQATLLDSGFSRFRSESPLGSESSQDGTTSVISVRTIEPDSTTGTIQVLISPAKSSPIKVQTTPVIATTVSFKVKIQDELLLVPIERKKLQDINIRWLAEEAGRRYNKLTGLTPLLRLKTADGFAYEETDAVSVALEQNMLMATILDWKISPLSQRYEEMCLQVQKAVDNKVKVLLERSQSTNMLELSGLWMRAEKTEPIFKALLHQARLTVLDLSRNFIGNEGCQQLAKSLPTLLQLKALRLECNAIGSHGLEALLCGHGMDKLELLEELNLNQNPLGNASVRILSRYCASAAGQALTSLQIAQCELTELQDFDLGFNKLTRFDISFNQLTQQSVRRLTDQLNSCRLEQLNLSYVRWPLDEASGFALGERLVALFEGGTCERFIRVELAGCGLSDAHMYNISQHLAKAKQLQWLDISDNSNLSGTTLGYILDELPQLRGLLAVNCSKLLDDIRLQKLEQLKQLPRRLELTVDEQVFSMAGALETLQSIWQLQFGDKAKMLTTSSSRKSGRRYKGLLKLLADGSDAE; this is encoded by the exons ATGGAGGAGAAGCGCTATCTGAAGCGCAAGGAAAAGGCGCGCAGCGATGGCAATCGAGATCAGGTAGCAGTCAGTTGCAACCAGCTGGGCGACTTCTACAATCAGCAGGGCAAATACACCGATGCGGTCAGGGAATATGTCCAGGAGGCCCAGATATACGCCTCCATGGGCAAGGAGCTGGAGACGGGCAAGGCCAAGAGGATGGTGGGCGAGATGTACACCCTGCTGTGCGACTACGATGCAGCCAAGGATCACATAAACGATTATCTGA AGATTGCCAAACGCTTGAAGAACCAGGTGGAGGAGCAGCGAGCCTATGCCACTTTGGGACGTGTGCATCTTCTCCACGGTCAGAGCCTGGCGGACAGTTCCGCGTCCGGATCAATGGAGCAACTTAAGCTGGCCGAGAAGAACTTCCTGCGCAGCCTCCTGCTTATCAAAGA ACTTTCAGGTCAGATTTCGAagctggagcagctggatATGCAAGCTCGCTGCTACCTGAACATCGGCGTGGTGAAGGAGCACATGGAAGCTTTCCAAGAGTCCATTGACTACATCGACAAAGCCATTAAGATCAGCAAAACACATGAGCTGTGGGACCTGACCCATTTGTGCTACATTTCGATGAGCTTGCTCTACAATTGCAAAAAGAACGACGCAACGGCGGCACTTCGATTTTGCAATATGGCTTTGGAGGTGGCGAAGCGGTTGCCAAACAAGGTCAAGAAAATCTGCGAGACGCTAATCACCAAAGCAGAGATTCTTATCAAGGCGGGAGACTTTGCCAGCGCCAAGCACATACTTACCAAGGCTTACAAGAAAAACACGCCGGATGAGAACGATCGTGCAAATATAGAGAAGCAGCTAAGGATCGTGGTCAAGGTCTGCCAGACGCTAGATGAACTGGTCCTTACGAGTTCCGTAGACTACCCCAAGTTGAAGAGCCTGTACGAGAAACTGGGCGACGGTTGCTGTCACCTGATGAACTACGAGAAAGCTCTAACTTATTACcaaaaaatgttggaaaaCGCTGAACTCAATCATGAAAGTGGCAAGAGCCTGGTGCCCATCTATGTGAGTCTCTATCAGACGTATCGAGACAACGGGCAGTTGGACAAGGCCTTGGAGTACCTGTGGAAAGAGTTCGAGGTAAACCAAGATACTCCTTCAGAGGCGTTCACCACTCTCTGTACGATTGCCGAGATATGCGAGCAACAGTCACATCCTTTTTGGACTGTGCACGATGTATACCAAAAGGCTCTGCGGCAAGCCGATAAGACTGGGAGCACCTCTGACAAGCTGGTAAAGATTGCTATGGTGAGAATAAGGCGGCTAATGCTGAAGCATAATATGCAAGTTCTTGTTGAAAATCTGGAGGCGGATGCTACAGCCAAAGGCATTGATTTGGATCAGGAAGAAAGCGTGGGCGACGATGATGAAGATTCTGACGGCGGAGGCACTGCCGTGCAACAAAACACTCCCGACTGGGACGATGATTTCGACCTGGCCACCCTCACCGACTCGGATGCCAGTGATCTGGATGAGACTGAGAAACCTCGTCCACAGAGAACCACACGCGGTAATAGAACGCTCGTCATTAAGAAGAACAACAAGGGAGAGACACAGCTGCATCAGGCGTGTATATCGGGTAATCTGGAACTGGTGAGACGTCTAATCGATCAGGGACACACAGTGAATGTGCGGGATCACGCTGGATGGCTGCCATTGCACGAGGCATGCAATCATGGTTTCCGGGAGATTGTGGAGCTGCTCTTGGACAAGGGAGCCGCATCTGCCATTAACGACAAGGGCGGAACCAGTTGTGACGGAATTACTCCTCTTTTTGACGCCTGCTCCAATGGGTTTTTGGATGTGGCTGAACTCCTGCTGGACCGTGGAGCGGATGCCACTGTACGAACAGACTACAATGAGACCTGCATTGCTGGGCTGGACAAGTGGCGGCAGGGAGCGCAGCTGGTGGATGGCGAGCAGGCGCAGTATGCCCAACTACGAGAGCGACTGCTTCGTACGCTCTCCAAGGTGGGCATCTGCAGTGATAAGAATGCCCGTCCTCTAACCAATGCCAATGCAAAAAGAATAAGCAGGGAAGAGCGTGGCAGCCTTTCAGAGGAAGAGGATGAAGAAGAGGCTCTTCACGAGAGCAATAGAAGATCTTTAAGTCACAACCGTTCAGGAAGTGAGTATGGAGCCAAGAAATCCAGCAGCTCAACCCAACCAAGTGCCAGCAAGGAATACCGAAGTGTTATGGCGCAGCTAAAAAGACCCAACCGCTCTAACGATGATCCTCCCAGCACCAGCACTTTTAACAAGCAGAAACGGAATGCCTTCCTAAGCGAAGATGAGGTGGATGCGGATAACTGGCTTATTGATGATGTGGGCCCGGAACGCAAACGCAAGCGTATTAACTCTGGAGATTTAAGTAGGCGTACCTCTAAGGAGAACTTTCAAGACTCCGCCTTGTCTTTGCCGGCAAACTGGGACGATGATCTGCTGCAGGCCACTCCTGAGCCGGAATACTCGCAGCGTCAGAAACAAATGCGTAAACTTACCCTTTCCCGCTCCTCCAGCATGAGCAGCAACCATAGCAGTTCCGCTGCGCCAAGTAGGAAAAAGCATCAAGCCACTTTGTTGGACAGTGGTTTCAGTCGGTTCCGGAGCGAAAGTCCTTTGGGCAGTGAGTCCTCGCAGGATGGCACCACCTCGGTGATCAGCGTGCGCACCATAGAACCCGATTCCACCACAGGCACCATTCAAGTGCTCATCTCACCGGCAAAATCGTCGCCCATTAAGGTGCAAACTACTCCTGTTATAGCCACAACTGTGTCATTTAAAGTCAAAATCCAGGATGAGCTGTTGCTTGTGCCTATCGAACGGAAAAAACTGCAGGATATTAATATTCGTTGGCTTGCTGAGGAAGCAGGAAGGCGTTATAACAA GCTGACGGGCTTAACACCTCTCCTACGACTGAAGACTGCCGATGGATTTGCCTATGAGGAAACCGATGCGGTTAGTGTAGCCCTTGAGCAAAACATGCTAATGGCAACTATTCTGGACTGGAAAATATCACCGCTTTCACAGCGATATGAAGAGATGTGCCTTCAAGTGCAGAAGG CTGTGGACAACAAAGTCAAGGTGTTGTTGGAGCGTTCGCAAAGCACTAATATGCTAGAGCTCTCGGGCTTATGGATGCGGGCTGAAAAAACAGAACCCATATTCAAAGCACTTCTCCATCAAGCTCGTCTCACCGTTTTGGATCTTTCGCGCAACTTTATTGGCAACGAGGGATGTCAGCAGTTAGCAAAGTCACTGCCCACATTACTTCAGCTCAAGGCACTGCGATTAGAATGCAATGCGATTGGATCCCATGGATTGGAGGCTTTGCTATGCGGTCATGGCATGGATAAACTGGAGCTCTTGGAAGAGCTCAACTTAAATCAGAACCCATTGGGCAATGCGAGCGTTAGGATTCTTAGCAGATATTGTGCCAGCGCCGCTGGTCAAGCTTTGACTTCTCTTCAAATTGCCCAATGTGAACTGACGGAACTGCAGGATTTTGACCTGGGATTCAATAAGTTGACGCGATTTGATATCAGCTTTAATCAACTCACCCAGCAGAGCGTGCGTCGGCTAACGGATCAGCTTAATAGCTGCCGGCTGGAGCAATTGAATCTCAGTTATGTGCGTTGGCCCCTGGACGAGGCCAGTGGATTTGCATTGGGCGAACGCCTTGTTGCTCTCTTCGAAGGTGGCACCTGCGAACGATTTATACGAGTGGAGCTCGCTGGCTGCGGCTTGAGCGATGCTCATATGTACAATATTAGCCAGCATTTGGCCAAAGCCAAGCAACTACAGTGGTTGGATATCAGTGATAATAGCAATTTAAGTGGAACTACTCTTGGATACATATTAGATGAACTACCTCAATTACGCGGTCTGTTGGCTGTTAATTGTAGCAAACTTCTGGATGACATTCGCCTTCAAAAACTCGAACAACTGAAGCAGCTGCCCAGGCGCTTAGAATTAACAGTTGATGAGCAAGTGTTCTCCATGGCAGGAGCCTTGGAAACACTTCAGTCCATTTGGCAGCTGCAGTTTGGAGACAAGGCAAAAATGCTGACGACATCGAGTAGCCGGAAAAGTGGAAGACGGTACAAAGGTCTACTTAAACTACTCGCTGATGGAAGCGATGCGGAATAG
- the LOC6533358 gene encoding uncharacterized protein LOC6533358 isoform X1, with translation MLRWPVVCLLLPLLATAKIFDRCELAHLLQHRFGLPAAQVATLVCIAQHSSDFNTAAFGGGAGLGGGSHGLFQISDVYWCSPPGQGKGCGLSCSSLRDDDIADDVLCVRKIYAEHQRISGDGFTAWQAYGAYCRQDASAYVAGCGGPGSTALSVAATYQKPQQVQVHSYPVQQYHQVAQVQPQGKIYSRCELAQELYYQHKLPMPQIPTWVCIAQHESSFNTAAVGRLNADGSADHGLFQISDLFWCTHEQRAGKGCHATCNQFLDSSIADDVQCIRRIHQEHTQISGDGFNAWTVYKRNCLNQHYEQVAACFAKPPAHQPQHHPNAIAGGPVKSKVSYAYQYGQVQVHQTPVVNPPVVNQYYRLPQPTPIASYQTNGAAYSGNPFLRPRPVNPPRQHPNAIGIPLKNQSPASPFYIHKQQTQYQPQYQTHLQTHYQRTGKVYNRCELAQELYFSHKFPMQDLATWVCIAEHESSFNTAAVGRLNADGSADHGLFQISDLYWCTHNDGGGKGCHIDCNRLLDSDIADDVKCVRTIHEEHTRISGDGFTAWTVYNGHCRQKTRADIASCFDGKDLPAEVAKPSKGNELVKKTSPPPKAKIYNRCELAKELYHRHKMPMREIPTWVCIAEHESSFNTAAVGKLNSDGSEDHGLFQISDIYWCTHDQTSGKACHIECDRLLDSDITDDVQCIRTIHEEHTRLSGDGFNAWTVYNGHCRNQNLAQLSDCFDGNEISEADKTSHYGERPQVKPNQPVPQKPQHKIATSQEYAGNPFLQNLQAAKTPQPTLNTNKLTNKVSAPKEQNTNKLYATNPFFNSQLQNKPSPIIAGSVYTTQKPIYDHNPFLKAPVSVTPSVKPLHASQEAKPHDSISYAQNPFLSLLGRPIVPAQASIMRQPKPQPKPSSPSKTTQLVNRPYVSSDSFRNEVIKFTATSAAVATTAGLTKQSVTTTTRKPLPATTKKPVSTTSKTTSLPLWSWQTSTTAKPTITESGNHHSTSTTRSVITNKPNTRPTIAAVSRATTRATTRSTSGPVSTKSQPGIYLSTPPTTRPTIRSITSTTRSSTFPVFTTRSTTRPISTTRTTTRPTSRSTTRATTRPTTRSITRPTPRTTTLLTTRSTTRPTTRLTTRPTTRPTTRPTTRPTTRPTAHPTSRQTTPPTTRPTTRPTTRPTTRPTTRPTTSPTTWPFTTIRPLTTTRYIPTTHQSVITQTTNRNAAIYLPTNHTISTTRSTTKSPYHYVSINKPTTRSTTSTTIRYATTTRQPPTTRSTTRYSAITASTTRQGSTTPRPYLFTSTTKTSVTTKDPFDHPFFQKFKAKFEKTTAAQNQKASTTLAVYQNQTTISPYYAKYQENKAKTGEKAVFSYDFGQKRNTTSRSKSAFDVYLNWNKN, from the coding sequence ATGTTGAGGTGGCCAGTGGTTTGCCTGCTGCTCCCACTTTTGGCCACGGCCAAGATCTTCGATCGCTGTGAGTTGGCCCATTTGCTGCAGCATCGTTTTGGTCTTCCTGCCGCCCAAGTGGCCACCTTGGTGTGCATTGCCCAGCATTCGAGTGACTTCAATACGGCTGCCTTTGGCGGTGGCGCAGGATTGGGCGGTGGTTCCCATGGTCTCTTCCAGATCAGCGATGTCTACTGGTGCTCGCCGCCGGGTCAGGGAAAGGGTTGTGGCCTGAGTTGTTCGAGTTTGCGCGACGATGACATTGCCGACGATGTCCTGTGTGTGCGGAAGATCTATGCGGAGCATCAGAGGATCAGTGGCGATGGATTCACCGCCTGGCAGGCTTATGGCGCATATTGCCGACAGGATGCCAGTGCATATGTGGCAGGATGTGGAGGTCCTGGCAGCACCGCCCTTTCCGTAGCTGCAACCTACCAGAAACCGCAACAGGTTCAGGTCCACAGCTATCCAGTGCAGCAATACCATCAGGTGGCTCAAGTGCAGCCCCAGGGAAAAATCTACAGTCGCTGCGAATTGGCCCAGGAATTGTATTACCAACACAAGCTGCCCATGCCGCAGATTCCCACCTGGGTTTGCATAGCCCAGCATGAATCCTCCTTCAACACAGCTGCCGTGGGTCGCCTAAATGCGGATGGCAGTGCGGACCATGGCCTCTTCCAGATCAGCGATCTTTTCTGGTGCACCCATGAGCAGAGGGCTGGAAAAGGATGCCATGCCACGTGCAATCAGTTCCTGGACTCCAGCATAGCCGATGATGTGCAGTGCATTCGACGGATACACCAGGAGCACACTCAGATCTCGGGTGATGGCTTCAATGCCTGGACTGTGTACAAGAGGAACTGCCTAAATCAGCACTACGAACAGGTTGCGGCCTGTTTTGCCAAGCCACCGGCTCATCAGCCTCAGCATCATCCCAATGCCATTGCAGGAGGTCCTGTGAAGTCGAAGGTCAGCTATGCCTATCAATATGGCCAGGTTCAAGTGCATCAGACGCCAGTTGTGAATCCACCTGTTGTGAATCAATATTATCGTCTGCCGCAGCCGACGCCCATTGCAAGTTACCAAACGAATGGGGCTGCCTATTCGGGCAATCCCTTTCTGCGACCACGCCCAGTTAATCCTCCCAGACAGCATCCCAATGCCATTGGCATACCCCTTAAAAACCAATCCCCTGCCAGTCCCTTCTATATTcacaaacagcaaacacaGTATCAACCACAATATCAGACACACTTACAAACACACTATCAACGCACGGGTAAAGTTTACAATCGCTGCGAGTTAGCCCAAGAGTTGTATTTCTCACACAAGTTTCCCATGCAGGATTTGGCCACCTGGGTGTGCATCGCCGAGCATGAATCCTCATTCAATACGGCAGCGGTGGGTCGTCTGAATGCGGATGGCAGTGCGGATCACGGACTCTTCCAGATCAGCGATCTCTACTGGTGCACACACAATGATGGTGGCGGCAAGGGATGCCACATCGACTGCAATCGCCTGCTGGACTCGGACATCGCGGATGATGTCAAGTGCGTGAGGACCATCCACGAGGAGCACACCAGAATTTCAGGTGATGGATTCACCGCCTGGACTGTCTACAATGGACACTGCagacaaaaaacaagagccgATATTGCCAGCTGCTTTGATGGTAAAGATTTGCCCGCGGAAGTCGCGAAACCATCGAAGGGTAACGAGTTGGTTAAGAAGACATCTCCACCTCCAAAGGCAAAAATCTACAATCGCTGTGAGCTGGCCAAGGAGCTGTACCATAGACATAAGATGCCCATGAGGGAGATTCCCACTTGGGTGTGCATAGCCGAACATGAATCCTCTTTTAATACAGCAGCTGTGGGAAAACTGAACTCGGATGGCAGTGAGGATCACGGCCTGTTTCAAATCAGCGACATTTACTGGTGCACCCACGATCAGACAAGTGGTAAGGCCTGTCACATTGAATGCGATCGTTTGCTGGATTCAGATATAACCGACGATGTCCAGTGTATACGCACCATCCACGAAGAACACACACGACTCTCGGGAGATGGCTTCAATGCCTGGACTGTCTACAATGGACATTGCAGAAATCAAAACTTGGCCCAATTGAGTGACTGCTTCGATGGAAATGAGATTTCAGAGGCGGATAAGACCAGTCATTATGGTGAAAGGCCCCAGGTTAAGCCTAATCAGCCAGTGCCACAGAAACCACAACACAAGATAGCAACTAGTCAGGAATATGCTGGTAATCCCTTTTTGCAAAACCTTCAAGCTGCCAAGACACCTCAGCCCACCTTAAATACCAATAAACTTACGAATAAAGTATCAGCTCCCAAGGagcaaaacacaaataaactATATGCCACCAATCCATTTTTCAATAGTCAACTTCAGAACAAGCCTTCTCCCATCATAGCAGGATCTGTTTATACTACCCAAAAACCAATCTATGATCACAATCCCTTCCTGAAAGCACCTGTTTCAGTAACGCCATCTGTTAAACCTTTACATGCTTCACAAGAAGCCAAGCCCCATGACAGTATATCCTATGCCCAAAACCCATTCCTCAGTCTACTTGGCAGACCAATTGTACCTGCTCAAGCATCCATCATGCGCCAGCCCAAGCCTCAGCCCAAGCCCTCGAGCCCATCTAAGACCACTCAGCTGGTCAACAGACCCTACGTCAGCAGCGACAGCTTCCGCAATGAGGTGATTAAATTTACGGCCACCTCTGCAGcggtggcaacaacagcaggccTTACAAAGCAATCTGTAACAACAACCACTCGAAAACCTCTGCCAGCGACCACAAAAAAACCTGTCTCAACTACGTCCAAAACAACGAGCTTGCCGTTATGGTCATGGCAAACTTCTACGACCGCTAAGCCCACAATAACAGAAAGTGGTAATCACCATTCAACATCAACCACTCGATCGGTGATAACCAATAAGCCGAATACTCGTCCAACCATTGCTGCAGTTTCACGCGCTACTACTCGAGCAACTACCCGGTCAACTAGTGGGCCAGTTAGCACAAAATCTCAACCAGGGATCTACCTAAGCACACCCCCAACAACTCGTCCGACCATTCGATCTATTACCTCAACAACCCGTTCCAGTACTTTCCCTGTATTTACGACTCGTTCAACAACTCGCCCAATATCTACGACTCGAACAACTACTCGACCAACTTCCCGTTCAACTACTCGAGCAACTACTCGCCCAACTACTCGTTCAATTACTCGCCCAACTCCTCGTACAACTACTCTTCTAACTACTCGCTCAACTACTCGCCCAACTACTCGTCTAACTACTCGTCCAACTACTCGTCCAACTACTCGTCCAACTACTCGTCCAACTACTCGTCCAACTGCACACCCAACTTCTCGCCAAACTACTCCACCAACTACTCGCCCAACTACTCGTCCAACCACTCGTCCAACTACTCGCCCAACTACTCGTCCAACCACATCCCCAACTACTTGGCCTTTCACAACAATTCGACCACTTACAACTACTCGATATATTCCAACAACCCACCAATCTGTAATAACACAAACCACTAATCGAAATGCAGCGATATATCTACCAACAAATCATACAATTTCGACAACTCGTTCAACAACTAAGTCTCCATATCACTATGTCTCCATAAATAAACCTACCACACGCTCAACTACAAGCACAACGATTCGTTACGCAACAACAACTCGTCAACCGCCCACGACAAGATCCACCACTCGTTATTCAGCTATAACGGCATCTACCACTCGTCAAGGAAGTACCACACCAAGGCCATACTTATTTACCTCAACAACGAAGACGAGTGTCACCACTAAGGATCCATTTGATCATCcgtttttccaaaaattcaAGGCTAAGTTTGAGAAAACTACAGCAGCCCAAAATCAAAAAGCTTCCACGACATTAGCTGTTTATCAAAATCAAACTACCATTAGTCCATATTATGCTAAATATCAGGAAAACAAGGCTAAAACAGGagaaaaagctgttttttcTTACGACTTTGGTCAAAAGAGAAACACTACCAGTAGGTCAAAAAGTGCCTTTGATGTATACCTGAATTGGAACAAAAATTAA
- the LOC6533358 gene encoding uncharacterized protein LOC6533358 isoform X2 produces the protein MLRWPVVCLLLPLLATAKIFDRCELAHLLQHRFGLPAAQVATLVCIAQHSSDFNTAAFGGGAGLGGGSHGLFQISDVYWCSPPGQGKGCGLSCSSLRDDDIADDVLCVRKIYAEHQRISGDGFTAWQAYGAYCRQDASAYVAGCGGPGSTALSVAATYQKPQQVQVHSYPVQQYHQVAQVQPQGKIYSRCELAQELYYQHKLPMPQIPTWVCIAQHESSFNTAAVGRLNADGSADHGLFQISDLFWCTHEQRAGKGCHATCNQFLDSSIADDVQCIRRIHQEHTQISGDGFNAWTVYKRNCLNQHYEQVAACFAKPPAHQPQHHPNAIAGGPVKSKVSYAYQYGQVQVHQTPVVNPPVVNQYYRLPQPTPIASYQTNGAAYSGNPFLRPRPVNPPRQHPNAIGIPLKNQSPASPFYIHKQQTQYQPQYQTHLQTHYQRTGFGHLGVHRRA, from the exons ATGTTGAGGTGGCCAGTGGTTTGCCTGCTGCTCCCACTTTTGGCCACGGCCAAGATCTTCGATCGCTGTGAGTTGGCCCATTTGCTGCAGCATCGTTTTGGTCTTCCTGCCGCCCAAGTGGCCACCTTGGTGTGCATTGCCCAGCATTCGAGTGACTTCAATACGGCTGCCTTTGGCGGTGGCGCAGGATTGGGCGGTGGTTCCCATGGTCTCTTCCAGATCAGCGATGTCTACTGGTGCTCGCCGCCGGGTCAGGGAAAGGGTTGTGGCCTGAGTTGTTCGAGTTTGCGCGACGATGACATTGCCGACGATGTCCTGTGTGTGCGGAAGATCTATGCGGAGCATCAGAGGATCAGTGGCGATGGATTCACCGCCTGGCAGGCTTATGGCGCATATTGCCGACAGGATGCCAGTGCATATGTGGCAGGATGTGGAGGTCCTGGCAGCACCGCCCTTTCCGTAGCTGCAACCTACCAGAAACCGCAACAGGTTCAGGTCCACAGCTATCCAGTGCAGCAATACCATCAGGTGGCTCAAGTGCAGCCCCAGGGAAAAATCTACAGTCGCTGCGAATTGGCCCAGGAATTGTATTACCAACACAAGCTGCCCATGCCGCAGATTCCCACCTGGGTTTGCATAGCCCAGCATGAATCCTCCTTCAACACAGCTGCCGTGGGTCGCCTAAATGCGGATGGCAGTGCGGACCATGGCCTCTTCCAGATCAGCGATCTTTTCTGGTGCACCCATGAGCAGAGGGCTGGAAAAGGATGCCATGCCACGTGCAATCAGTTCCTGGACTCCAGCATAGCCGATGATGTGCAGTGCATTCGACGGATACACCAGGAGCACACTCAGATCTCGGGTGATGGCTTCAATGCCTGGACTGTGTACAAGAGGAACTGCCTAAATCAGCACTACGAACAGGTTGCGGCCTGTTTTGCCAAGCCACCGGCTCATCAGCCTCAGCATCATCCCAATGCCATTGCAGGAGGTCCTGTGAAGTCGAAGGTCAGCTATGCCTATCAATATGGCCAGGTTCAAGTGCATCAGACGCCAGTTGTGAATCCACCTGTTGTGAATCAATATTATCGTCTGCCGCAGCCGACGCCCATTGCAAGTTACCAAACGAATGGGGCTGCCTATTCGGGCAATCCCTTTCTGCGACCACGCCCAGTTAATCCTCCCAGACAGCATCCCAATGCCATTGGCATACCCCTTAAAAACCAATCCCCTGCCAGTCCCTTCTATATTcacaaacagcaaacacaGTATCAACCACAATATCAGACACACTTACAAACACACTATCAACGCACGG GATTTGGCCACCTGGGTGTGCATCGCCGAGCATGA